One segment of Mycolicibacterium sp. YH-1 DNA contains the following:
- a CDS encoding amino acid adenylation domain-containing protein yields MTDIADGTRTDKTAGSEQGDKESRLELMKRKLAERGLSSTAADSDQIAEADPNALSDGQRRMWFVQAVDPSGVLLNICLSYRLTGILDADRLHTALAATAQRHPILRTTYAADENGEPQASVHEDLAPGWTVHDLSESSERARKLRLEVLAQREFGKPFDLRTDSPLRITLIKTGPAEHVMLLVAHHIAWDDGSWRVFFGDLTQAYSGAELAPTPRPAAPPADTTAEDVRYWREVMANPPEPLELPGPTGSAIPTGFRSQRSTIRLSADTVERVSALARDTGSTPYMVLLAAFGALINRYTHADDFLVASPVLNRESDETIGYYGNTVAMRLRPQGSAGFRDLVTAARDTALGAFAHQRVNLDRVVRELNPDRRHGAERMTRVSFGFREPDGGGFSPDGVLSARAELRGHTTQLPLGFMIEIDAAGAVVEAEHLTEIIDAGLARQMLNHFVVLLEAALADPNLPLSRLPLFTAEDAQWMDSVSRGEIFETPARTLTELVGEQAASTPDNIAVVYEGRHYTYREINESANRLAHWLIGQGIGTEDRVAVLLDKSPELVITALAIVKAGAVYLPVDPTYPEDRLTYILADSDPRVVLREPVTGLDDYSAADPTDADRVRPLRPENTAYLIYTSGSTGLPKGVPVSHRPIAEYFVWFGAEYEVSQDDRLLQVASQSFDVSIGEIFGMLAAGARLVIPRPGGLGDIGYLTDLLRNEGITSMHFVPSLLGLFLSLPGVNEWRTLQRVPIGGEALPGEIADKFHATFDSLLHNFYGPTETVLNCTRFKVEGKQGARIVPIGTPKINTTIHLLDEALAPVPVGVIGEIYIGGSHVARYHDRAGLTAERFVADPFNPGGRMYRSGDLARRNADGDVEFVGRADEQVKVRGFRIELGEVSAAISVDPSVGQAVVVVSDLPTLGKSLVAYITPAADAEVVEIDRIRARVAAALPEYMIPAAYVAIDEIPITAHGKIDRKALPEPEIRSATEFREPANDTERQLATLFGELLDRDQVGADDSFFELGGHSLLATKLVAAVRSRCGVDIGVQDVFELATVAAMAAHVDDLVASGGTSGRPPIVAIPHEGPLQMSAAQLRQWFQFRIDGPNPVNNIPFAARVTGPSDAEALVAAINDVVARHEILRTTYTEIDGAPYQLINPVAPLTVRRARGADEQWLQRELDAERKYCFELESDWPIRAAVLSTPSDHVLSIVVHHIAADHWSAGVLFTDILTSYRARRAGQEVELPDLSVQYADFASWQAGLLADEGEAVVAQREYWTRQLAGLPEENGLRPDFPRPPVPSGGGDALGFSIDGETRAKLTELTRELGVTEFMLLQAAVAVALYAAGEGVDIPLGTPVAGRTEPQLEALIGFFINIVVLRNDLAGNPTLREVLRRAREMALDAYKHQDLPFDRVVDAVSPVRSLSRNPLFGVVVHVREDLPADRVIDSGPDGETRFTALEPTFDVAHADLSLNFFAEPAAGYKGTVIYRTELYERATAERLVSWLHRVIAAFADNADQTLRDITVIEPGERRRIVEDWSRRAVPPEALPQTAGATAVYVLDEWLEPTAVGVIGDVHYAGGAVDDAAVNANVAGAIRFVDNPFTTGTSLYRTGDRARWTADGRLEVVDAGDHRVQAALEAVDGVASAATRAWPGRVGTQLAGYVVPEAPIEDAAERVRFVEQVAAALPADLVPPSITVVDSVDRRTLTRPVFTNTAPSEPLRTDTERALAAVLIDVLGIGEVGRNDDFFTLGGDSILAVQLAARARDAGVPLTARMVFEHPEIAELSVAIDEKAAAGGAPTGGDAHHAPMAASGLTADELAALTAGWSETRDETT; encoded by the coding sequence GTGACTGACATTGCAGACGGCACCCGTACCGACAAGACGGCGGGATCAGAGCAGGGCGACAAGGAGTCCCGCCTCGAGCTGATGAAGCGCAAGCTCGCCGAGCGGGGGCTGTCCTCGACCGCCGCCGACTCGGACCAGATCGCCGAGGCCGATCCGAACGCGCTGTCTGACGGGCAGCGCCGGATGTGGTTCGTGCAGGCGGTGGACCCCAGTGGCGTGCTGCTCAACATCTGCCTGTCCTACCGGCTCACCGGGATCCTCGACGCCGACCGCCTGCACACCGCGCTGGCCGCCACCGCACAGCGCCATCCGATTCTGCGGACCACCTATGCCGCCGACGAGAACGGCGAGCCGCAGGCGAGCGTGCACGAGGACCTGGCTCCCGGGTGGACGGTGCACGATCTGTCCGAGTCCTCGGAACGGGCGCGCAAACTTCGGCTCGAGGTGCTCGCGCAGCGCGAGTTCGGCAAGCCCTTCGACCTGCGCACCGATTCGCCGCTGCGCATCACCCTGATCAAGACCGGCCCGGCCGAACACGTGATGCTGCTGGTGGCACATCACATCGCCTGGGACGACGGCTCGTGGCGGGTGTTCTTCGGCGACCTCACGCAGGCCTACTCCGGTGCCGAACTGGCACCGACGCCGCGGCCCGCCGCCCCGCCGGCCGACACCACCGCCGAGGACGTGCGGTACTGGCGTGAGGTGATGGCGAATCCACCAGAGCCGCTTGAGCTTCCGGGGCCCACCGGATCTGCGATACCCACCGGCTTCCGTTCGCAGCGCAGCACAATCCGGTTGTCCGCCGACACAGTCGAGAGGGTGTCGGCGCTGGCCCGCGACACCGGGTCCACGCCCTACATGGTGCTGCTGGCTGCCTTCGGGGCGCTCATCAACCGCTACACACACGCCGACGACTTCCTGGTGGCCTCCCCGGTGCTGAACCGCGAGTCCGACGAGACCATCGGCTACTACGGCAACACGGTGGCCATGCGGTTGCGCCCGCAGGGGTCGGCGGGTTTCCGCGATCTAGTCACGGCGGCCCGCGACACCGCACTTGGCGCGTTCGCACACCAGCGCGTCAACCTGGACCGGGTGGTGCGGGAGCTGAACCCGGATCGCCGCCACGGCGCAGAGCGCATGACGCGGGTCAGCTTCGGCTTCCGCGAACCCGACGGCGGCGGATTCAGCCCAGACGGCGTGCTCAGTGCCCGTGCTGAACTTCGCGGCCACACCACACAGTTGCCGCTGGGCTTCATGATCGAGATCGACGCGGCGGGAGCCGTTGTCGAGGCCGAGCATCTGACCGAGATCATCGACGCCGGCCTGGCTCGCCAGATGCTCAATCACTTCGTCGTGCTGCTCGAGGCCGCGCTGGCGGATCCGAACCTTCCGCTGTCCCGGCTTCCGCTGTTCACCGCCGAGGACGCACAGTGGATGGACTCGGTGTCGCGCGGTGAGATCTTCGAGACCCCGGCCAGGACGCTCACCGAACTGGTCGGTGAGCAGGCGGCCAGCACCCCCGACAACATCGCCGTCGTGTACGAGGGACGCCATTACACCTACCGCGAGATCAACGAATCCGCGAACCGGTTGGCGCACTGGCTGATCGGCCAGGGTATCGGCACCGAGGACCGTGTCGCTGTGTTGCTCGACAAGTCCCCGGAACTCGTCATCACCGCACTGGCGATCGTCAAGGCGGGTGCGGTGTACCTGCCGGTGGACCCGACCTACCCCGAGGATCGGCTGACCTACATCCTCGCCGACTCCGATCCCAGGGTGGTGCTGCGCGAGCCCGTCACCGGACTCGACGACTACTCGGCGGCAGACCCGACCGATGCCGACCGTGTCCGACCACTGCGGCCCGAGAACACCGCGTACCTGATCTACACGTCGGGCTCCACCGGCCTGCCCAAGGGTGTGCCGGTATCGCACCGCCCCATCGCCGAGTACTTCGTGTGGTTCGGCGCCGAATACGAGGTGTCCCAGGACGATCGGCTTCTGCAGGTCGCCTCGCAGAGCTTCGACGTCTCGATCGGTGAGATCTTCGGCATGCTCGCCGCCGGTGCCCGCCTGGTGATTCCGCGGCCGGGAGGACTGGGCGATATCGGCTACCTGACCGATCTGCTGCGCAACGAGGGCATCACGTCGATGCACTTCGTCCCCTCGCTACTCGGTCTGTTCCTGTCGCTGCCCGGGGTGAACGAGTGGCGCACCCTGCAACGCGTGCCGATCGGCGGCGAGGCCCTGCCTGGCGAGATCGCGGATAAGTTCCACGCCACCTTCGACTCGCTGCTGCACAACTTCTACGGTCCCACCGAGACGGTGCTCAACTGCACCCGGTTCAAGGTCGAGGGCAAACAGGGCGCCCGCATCGTGCCGATCGGCACCCCGAAGATCAACACCACCATCCACCTGCTCGACGAGGCGCTGGCCCCGGTTCCGGTCGGAGTCATCGGTGAGATCTACATTGGCGGAAGCCATGTCGCCCGCTACCACGACAGGGCCGGCCTCACCGCCGAGCGCTTCGTCGCCGATCCGTTCAACCCGGGTGGGCGGATGTACCGGTCGGGTGACCTCGCGCGCCGCAATGCCGACGGTGACGTCGAGTTCGTCGGCCGCGCCGACGAACAGGTCAAGGTACGCGGATTCCGTATCGAACTCGGCGAGGTCTCCGCCGCCATCTCGGTGGACCCCTCGGTCGGTCAGGCCGTGGTGGTGGTCAGTGACCTGCCGACGCTGGGCAAGAGCCTGGTCGCCTACATCACCCCTGCCGCAGATGCCGAGGTCGTGGAGATCGACCGCATCCGGGCGCGGGTCGCGGCCGCGCTGCCCGAGTACATGATCCCCGCCGCGTACGTGGCGATCGACGAGATCCCGATCACCGCGCACGGCAAGATCGACCGGAAAGCGCTACCGGAGCCCGAGATCCGGTCGGCGACGGAGTTCCGCGAGCCCGCCAACGACACCGAGCGTCAGCTGGCCACGCTTTTCGGCGAGCTACTGGACCGCGATCAGGTGGGCGCCGACGACTCGTTCTTCGAACTCGGTGGGCACTCGTTGCTGGCCACGAAGCTGGTGGCGGCGGTGCGTTCGCGCTGCGGCGTCGACATCGGTGTGCAGGACGTCTTCGAACTCGCCACCGTCGCGGCGATGGCCGCCCACGTCGACGATCTCGTCGCATCGGGCGGGACGTCAGGGCGGCCCCCGATCGTGGCCATCCCGCACGAGGGGCCGCTGCAGATGTCGGCCGCACAGCTGAGGCAGTGGTTCCAGTTCCGGATCGACGGCCCCAACCCCGTCAACAACATCCCGTTCGCCGCCAGGGTGACCGGACCCAGTGACGCCGAGGCGCTGGTCGCGGCGATCAACGACGTCGTCGCACGCCACGAGATCCTGCGGACCACCTACACCGAGATCGACGGTGCGCCCTACCAATTGATCAACCCGGTCGCGCCGTTGACGGTGCGGCGTGCACGCGGTGCCGACGAACAGTGGCTGCAGCGCGAACTCGACGCCGAGCGCAAGTACTGCTTCGAGCTGGAGAGCGACTGGCCCATTCGCGCCGCGGTCCTGTCCACGCCGTCCGATCATGTGCTGTCGATCGTCGTGCACCACATCGCCGCCGACCACTGGTCGGCTGGCGTGCTGTTCACCGACATCCTCACCTCCTACCGCGCCCGACGCGCGGGCCAGGAAGTCGAGCTGCCCGACCTGTCGGTGCAGTACGCCGACTTCGCGTCGTGGCAGGCCGGGCTGCTCGCCGATGAGGGTGAAGCGGTTGTCGCGCAACGGGAGTACTGGACCCGCCAGCTGGCCGGGCTGCCCGAGGAGAACGGGCTGCGTCCGGACTTCCCGCGCCCGCCGGTGCCGTCCGGTGGCGGCGACGCACTGGGCTTCAGCATCGACGGCGAGACACGCGCCAAGCTGACCGAACTCACCCGAGAACTCGGCGTCACCGAGTTCATGCTGCTGCAGGCCGCCGTGGCCGTTGCGCTTTATGCCGCGGGGGAGGGCGTCGACATCCCGTTGGGCACACCGGTCGCGGGGCGCACCGAACCGCAGCTGGAAGCGTTGATCGGCTTCTTCATCAACATCGTCGTGCTGCGTAACGACCTTGCCGGCAACCCCACACTGCGTGAGGTGCTGCGTCGCGCCCGGGAGATGGCGCTCGATGCCTACAAGCATCAAGACCTGCCGTTCGATCGCGTCGTGGACGCGGTCAGCCCGGTGCGGTCGCTGTCACGCAACCCGCTCTTCGGCGTCGTGGTGCACGTCCGCGAGGATTTGCCTGCCGATCGGGTCATCGATTCCGGCCCCGACGGGGAGACCCGTTTCACCGCACTGGAACCGACGTTCGACGTCGCCCATGCCGACCTGTCGCTGAACTTCTTCGCCGAGCCTGCCGCGGGGTACAAGGGCACCGTCATCTACCGCACCGAGCTCTATGAGCGTGCCACCGCTGAACGCCTCGTCTCATGGCTGCACCGCGTGATCGCCGCGTTCGCCGATAACGCGGATCAGACGCTGCGCGACATCACGGTCATCGAGCCGGGCGAACGCCGCCGCATCGTCGAGGACTGGAGTCGTCGGGCGGTACCGCCGGAGGCGCTGCCACAGACCGCGGGCGCAACCGCTGTCTACGTTCTCGACGAGTGGCTCGAACCGACCGCAGTCGGTGTCATCGGCGATGTCCACTACGCAGGAGGCGCAGTCGACGACGCGGCGGTGAATGCCAATGTCGCAGGCGCGATCCGGTTCGTGGACAACCCGTTCACGACGGGCACCAGCCTCTACCGCACCGGCGATCGGGCGCGGTGGACCGCTGACGGCAGGCTCGAGGTCGTCGACGCGGGTGATCACCGCGTCCAGGCCGCGTTGGAGGCAGTCGATGGTGTCGCATCGGCGGCCACCAGGGCGTGGCCCGGTCGCGTCGGGACGCAGCTGGCCGGTTACGTCGTGCCCGAGGCGCCGATCGAGGACGCCGCCGAACGTGTCCGGTTCGTCGAGCAGGTGGCTGCGGCACTGCCCGCGGATCTGGTTCCGCCATCCATCACCGTTGTCGACTCCGTCGATCGCAGGACCCTCACCCGCCCGGTGTTCACCAACACCGCACCGAGCGAACCCCTGCGCACCGACACCGAACGCGCTCTGGCCGCGGTGCTGATCGATGTTCTCGGGATCGGCGAAGTGGGTCGCAACGACGACTTCTTCACGTTGGGTGGCGACAGCATCCTGGCCGTCCAGCTGGCCGCACGGGCCCGCGACGCCGGCGTTCCGCTGACGGCACGAATGGTGTTCGAGCATCCCGAGATCGCCGAACTCTCCGTAGCGATCGACGAGAAGGCCGCCGCCGGCGGTGCTCCCACCGGTGGCGACGCCCACCATGCGCCGATGGCCGCGTCCGGTTTGACCGCCGATGAACTGGCGGCGTTGACCGCCGGCTGGTCGGAGACGCGAGACGAGACGACGTGA
- the mbtD gene encoding mycobactin polyketide synthase MbtD, which translates to MVANPLPDGRTPVLLSAHADDLIGGDAAAILTYLDARPAVADVDDVAATLLRTRRTRRHRAVLRAADIGELRAGLSALAAGDEHPLLTRFASSAAGSVPRVAFVFPGQGSQWPSMGVDAYHRLPVYRAEADKCAAAFEAAGALSPLSYLLAADPTAEFTQVATQGAQFVHGVALAAVWRSCGVLPDITVGHSLGEIGAAYVAGTITLSDAVGVVIARATLLDRLTGPYRVAVLGITPDEAQAVIEQTPGWLELSVVNSNSSVAVSGDCDAVAAAVRTVAERGAFAKEIEMWFPAHTTALDPLRADLEALLPTAEFTETPIQFIGSATADVVAPNTPFADYWYTNLRSTVRFDRAVAAAVSHGARTFVEMSAHPALLFAMGAVLDDLPDLTDGAAVLLGSGRRDEPIADQLAASIVAAALAEPGHRWADQADGTRRPLADFPYAPMRREHHWATAEPLPPIPGLTVAVEHWEALAASMPATGTRRAAILDSSAQGRVGAWLRAAAEGHEAVELVDAADADLLIVVAPDVDGDADEAADELSRRIGDGLFGYVDAITAACRDVWLVTAGAERVDPSAAGPRPGPAALAAMHRSVGLEYPYQRFRHLDLPADLPAAATPAVIGALLGDVDTMALRASASGLRAYGRSTRDETSRAAPWSADSGVFDDVVITGGGGAIGLHYARCLAERGARRIVLLSRGGADITALTRLAERHGTEIVAPRCDITDAAALSAIAAEYGGDGASLVIHAAGAATIAGHRELTRESAHHTFAAKVVGLGLLENTWPMRTDARILLCSSVSGLWGGRGHAAYSAANRLLDVIAGQMRDRGRQCTSVRWGLWQGTGVIDADEIARVERSGLRAMQPERAVEESLRDHGADPLVFSADPDRLRAFLRAEPESGGPADAPGAADLDTSGLDTVGIIRAALGAVLKLTDTSGLDLDTSLLDLGVDSLLAIDLRKKLKKATGHNVPLARILGGATATELIEHLERPEKKALSRD; encoded by the coding sequence ATGGTCGCGAATCCGCTGCCCGACGGCCGTACACCGGTGCTGCTGAGCGCCCACGCCGATGACCTCATCGGCGGTGACGCCGCCGCGATCCTGACCTACCTGGACGCGCGACCCGCTGTGGCCGACGTCGACGATGTGGCCGCGACCCTGTTGCGCACACGTCGGACCCGGCGCCACCGCGCCGTACTGCGGGCCGCCGACATCGGTGAGCTGCGAGCGGGGCTGAGCGCACTCGCCGCGGGCGATGAGCACCCGCTACTCACGCGCTTCGCGAGCAGCGCCGCGGGTTCGGTGCCGAGGGTGGCCTTCGTCTTTCCCGGGCAGGGCAGCCAGTGGCCGTCGATGGGCGTGGATGCCTATCACCGTCTTCCCGTCTACCGCGCGGAGGCCGACAAGTGCGCCGCGGCCTTCGAGGCGGCGGGAGCGCTGTCACCGCTGTCCTACCTGCTCGCCGCCGACCCGACCGCCGAGTTCACACAGGTGGCAACCCAGGGTGCCCAGTTCGTGCACGGCGTCGCACTGGCCGCCGTGTGGCGCTCCTGCGGTGTGCTGCCCGACATCACCGTCGGGCACAGCCTCGGCGAGATCGGTGCCGCGTACGTCGCGGGAACCATCACGTTGTCGGACGCCGTCGGCGTGGTCATCGCGCGTGCGACGCTGCTGGACCGTCTCACTGGTCCCTATCGGGTGGCGGTGCTCGGCATCACCCCCGACGAGGCGCAGGCAGTGATCGAGCAGACACCCGGCTGGCTGGAACTGTCGGTGGTGAACTCGAACTCGTCGGTCGCGGTGTCCGGTGACTGCGACGCCGTCGCGGCCGCCGTGCGGACCGTCGCCGAGCGCGGCGCGTTCGCCAAGGAGATCGAGATGTGGTTCCCCGCGCACACCACAGCCCTGGATCCGCTGCGGGCCGATCTCGAAGCACTGCTTCCCACAGCGGAATTCACCGAGACGCCGATTCAGTTCATCGGCTCGGCCACCGCCGACGTGGTGGCGCCGAACACGCCGTTCGCCGACTACTGGTACACCAACCTGCGTTCGACGGTCCGATTCGACAGGGCCGTCGCCGCGGCCGTCTCGCACGGTGCGCGGACCTTCGTCGAGATGTCGGCGCACCCCGCTCTGCTGTTCGCCATGGGCGCGGTGCTCGACGACCTGCCCGATCTGACCGACGGCGCGGCGGTCCTGCTGGGCTCGGGCAGACGCGACGAACCGATAGCGGATCAATTGGCGGCCAGCATCGTCGCGGCCGCGCTGGCCGAGCCGGGGCATCGCTGGGCAGATCAGGCCGACGGAACGCGCCGACCGCTGGCCGACTTCCCGTACGCGCCGATGCGGCGCGAACATCACTGGGCGACAGCGGAACCGCTACCACCGATCCCCGGCCTGACCGTCGCGGTCGAGCACTGGGAGGCGCTCGCGGCATCGATGCCCGCGACGGGCACCCGGCGCGCCGCCATCCTCGACAGCAGTGCGCAGGGACGCGTCGGCGCATGGCTGCGCGCCGCCGCCGAAGGACACGAGGCGGTCGAGCTGGTGGATGCGGCCGACGCCGATCTGCTCATCGTGGTGGCACCCGACGTGGACGGCGACGCTGACGAGGCCGCTGACGAGCTGAGCCGCCGAATCGGCGACGGACTGTTCGGCTATGTCGACGCCATCACCGCGGCCTGTCGCGACGTGTGGCTGGTGACGGCCGGTGCTGAACGCGTCGACCCGTCGGCCGCAGGCCCGCGACCGGGTCCCGCGGCGCTGGCGGCCATGCACCGCAGCGTCGGCCTGGAGTACCCCTACCAACGATTCCGGCACCTGGACCTACCCGCTGACCTGCCCGCTGCGGCCACGCCCGCGGTCATCGGTGCGCTACTGGGCGATGTTGACACGATGGCCCTGCGCGCCAGTGCCTCCGGTCTGAGGGCATACGGGCGCTCGACGCGCGATGAGACGTCTCGGGCGGCGCCATGGTCGGCGGACAGCGGCGTGTTCGACGACGTCGTGATCACCGGCGGTGGCGGAGCGATCGGCCTGCACTACGCGCGCTGCCTCGCCGAGCGTGGCGCCCGCCGGATCGTGCTGCTGAGCCGCGGCGGCGCCGATATCACCGCGCTGACCCGGCTTGCCGAGAGGCACGGCACCGAGATAGTCGCTCCCCGCTGCGATATCACCGACGCTGCCGCGCTGTCGGCCATCGCCGCTGAATACGGCGGAGACGGTGCATCACTGGTCATTCACGCCGCGGGCGCGGCCACCATCGCAGGCCACCGCGAGCTGACCCGGGAATCGGCCCACCACACGTTCGCCGCCAAGGTCGTCGGCCTCGGTCTGCTCGAGAACACGTGGCCGATGCGGACCGATGCCCGAATCCTGTTGTGCTCGTCGGTGTCCGGGCTGTGGGGCGGCCGTGGGCACGCCGCCTACTCGGCAGCCAACCGGCTGCTGGACGTCATCGCCGGGCAGATGCGCGACCGGGGGAGACAGTGCACGTCCGTTCGCTGGGGTCTGTGGCAGGGCACCGGCGTCATCGATGCCGACGAGATCGCCCGCGTCGAGCGATCGGGTCTGCGGGCGATGCAGCCCGAACGGGCCGTCGAGGAGAGCCTGCGCGATCACGGCGCGGATCCGCTGGTGTTCTCGGCGGATCCGGACCGGCTGCGGGCATTCCTTCGAGCCGAACCGGAGTCGGGCGGACCCGCGGACGCGCCCGGCGCGGCCGATCTGGACACCAGCGGTCTGGACACCGTGGGCATCATCCGCGCCGCGCTGGGAGCGGTCCTGAAGTTGACCGACACCAGTGGGCTGGACCTGGATACCTCATTGCTGGACCTGGGGGTCGATTCACTACTGGCGATCGACCTCCGCAAGAAGCTCAAGAAGGCCACCGGGCACAACGTTCCCCTGGCCAGAATTCTCGGCGGAGCCACGGCCACCGAGTTGATCGAGCACCTCGAACGACCCGAGAAGAAGGCACTTTCGCGTGACTGA
- a CDS encoding polyketide synthase, with protein MSSSQLTAHDPVVIVGMALEAPGGIDTADAYWSLLSEQREGLGHFPTDRGWAIRDLFDGSRRDGFKAIHDLGGFLSDAATFDPAFFGVSPREAVAMDPQQRVALRLAWRALENSGINPDDVAGHDVGCYIGASGLEYGPALSEFSNHSGHLITGTSLGVISGRIAYTLDLAGPALTVDTSCSSALTAFHTAVQAVRADDCDMALAGGVCVMGTPGYFVEFSKQHALSDDGHCRPYSALASGTVWAEGAAIFLLQRKSRALADGRRILAEVRATAVNQDGRTVGLTAPSGRQQARLFTKAIEAAGVGPEDVGMIEGHGTGTRLGDRTELRSLAQTYGATAAGTGALLGSVKSNIGHAQAAAGALGLAKVLVAAQHGAVPASLHIDEVSREIDWDAQGLRLATKQTPWPAVNGQRIAAVSAFGMSGTNAHVVVSMPEDPASDTDGRAA; from the coding sequence ATGAGCTCTAGCCAGCTCACTGCGCATGATCCAGTCGTCATCGTCGGGATGGCGCTCGAGGCCCCCGGCGGGATCGACACCGCCGACGCCTACTGGTCACTGCTGTCCGAGCAGCGAGAGGGGCTGGGGCACTTCCCGACCGACCGCGGCTGGGCGATCAGGGACCTGTTCGACGGCTCGCGCCGGGACGGCTTCAAGGCGATCCACGATCTCGGGGGCTTCCTCTCGGACGCGGCGACGTTCGACCCCGCGTTCTTCGGGGTCTCACCACGCGAGGCCGTCGCGATGGACCCGCAGCAGCGAGTCGCACTGCGCCTGGCGTGGCGCGCGCTGGAGAACAGCGGGATCAACCCCGATGACGTGGCAGGCCACGACGTCGGCTGCTACATCGGAGCGTCGGGCCTCGAGTACGGACCCGCGCTATCCGAGTTCTCCAACCACAGTGGCCATCTCATCACCGGGACATCGCTCGGCGTCATCTCCGGACGCATCGCCTACACCCTTGACCTCGCAGGCCCGGCTCTGACCGTGGACACGTCGTGCTCGTCGGCACTGACCGCCTTCCACACCGCGGTGCAGGCGGTGCGCGCGGACGACTGCGATATGGCGTTGGCCGGTGGCGTGTGCGTGATGGGCACCCCCGGCTACTTCGTCGAGTTCTCGAAGCAACATGCGCTGTCCGACGACGGGCACTGCCGGCCGTACAGCGCGCTGGCGAGTGGAACGGTGTGGGCCGAGGGTGCCGCGATCTTCCTGCTGCAGCGCAAGTCCCGGGCCCTGGCCGATGGTCGACGCATCCTCGCCGAGGTCCGCGCGACAGCCGTCAACCAGGATGGCCGCACGGTCGGGCTGACCGCCCCGAGTGGCAGGCAGCAGGCCCGCCTGTTCACCAAGGCGATCGAGGCCGCAGGCGTGGGACCGGAGGACGTCGGCATGATCGAGGGCCACGGCACCGGGACTCGCCTCGGCGATCGCACCGAGCTGCGGTCGTTGGCCCAGACCTACGGGGCCACCGCTGCCGGCACGGGCGCGCTGCTGGGATCGGTGAAGTCCAATATCGGCCACGCGCAGGCCGCGGCGGGTGCGCTTGGTCTGGCCAAGGTCCTCGTCGCCGCCCAACACGGCGCGGTTCCCGCCAGCCTGCACATCGACGAGGTCAGCCGCGAGATCGACTGGGATGCACAGGGTCTGAGGCTGGCCACCAAGCAGACTCCGTGGCCCGCAGTCAATGGCCAGCGGATCGCCGCGGTGTCGGCCTTCGGCATGAGCGGAACCAATGCCCACGTCGTCGTGTCGATGCCCGAGGATCCCGCCAGCGACACCGATGGGCGGGCCGCCTGA
- a CDS encoding thioesterase II family protein — protein sequence MIEDRAQLAFKPWVKRYPAAGGDARATLVFPHAGGAALAYRSLGTALATAGSDAYVMQYPQRGDRLTHPAPATVGDLATDLFDAGDWAGLGPLRLFGHCMGAVVAFEFVRVAEHHGVEVSSLWVSASEAPSTVAASPALPTAESEILAEMVDLGGTDPQLLADDDFVELLLMAVRADYDAFNRYGCETDVTIGADIHTLGGDRDHRVSENMLRRWESHTTGVFTVSMFDGGHFYVNEHTADVAELINEL from the coding sequence ATGATCGAGGACAGGGCGCAGCTCGCCTTCAAGCCGTGGGTGAAGCGCTACCCCGCGGCGGGCGGCGACGCGCGTGCCACCCTGGTCTTTCCACACGCCGGGGGCGCCGCACTGGCCTATCGGTCGCTGGGAACCGCGCTGGCCACGGCGGGCTCCGACGCATACGTGATGCAGTACCCCCAGCGGGGTGACCGCCTGACGCACCCCGCGCCGGCCACGGTCGGCGACCTCGCCACGGATCTCTTCGACGCGGGCGACTGGGCCGGCCTGGGCCCGCTGCGCCTGTTCGGGCACTGCATGGGTGCGGTGGTGGCCTTCGAATTCGTCCGCGTGGCTGAGCATCACGGCGTCGAGGTGAGTTCGCTGTGGGTCTCGGCCAGCGAGGCACCCTCGACGGTCGCGGCATCGCCTGCGCTGCCGACCGCGGAGTCCGAGATCCTCGCCGAGATGGTGGACCTCGGAGGCACGGACCCACAACTGCTCGCCGACGACGACTTCGTCGAGCTCCTGCTGATGGCGGTACGCGCCGACTACGACGCGTTCAACCGCTACGGCTGCGAGACCGACGTGACCATCGGCGCCGACATCCACACCCTCGGCGGTGACCGCGACCATCGGGTCAGTGAGAACATGCTGCGCCGCTGGGAGTCTCACACCACCGGTGTGTTCACCGTGTCGATGTTCGACGGTGGTCACTTCTACGTCAACGAGCACACCGCGGACGTCGCGGAGCTGATCAATGAGCTCTAG